The Streptomyces sp. NBC_01276 genome contains the following window.
GCCATTCCGGGCAAGGCTGGAAATGCGATGAGTTCCAGCTCTTTCGGGATCAGCGCGGCTGCCTTTTCAGCATCGGTCGCAAAGGCTACCGACACGTAGTCCATGGCCCTATAACCGGCCATTGCCCCGTCGTAGGTCTGCCCCCAGTGAGGCATCGTCTTCGTCGTGTACTCCTCCGGTGGCAGAGTACCCTTCAGGCCGGGCTCGATAGCAGGCGTAGTCATGTTCTCTTCCTTTGGATTGCGAAACGCCGCACGGAAGGCGGGGATTTGGCGAATCTCTGAATGCCGTGCCTGTAATCGCCTCGATCGGCCGTTTGATCAGGCACCGGAATTTCGCACCTGGGCAGCCATTGACGAGCATTCGGAAGGTCCAGTGGCGGCCATCTCTTGATGCACCTACCATAATTATGGTGCTCTACGCGTGGTCGGCCAGCAACTGGACCTCCACTTCGGCCGCAGGGCCGCATAAGCACATCCTCACGCGGGTTCGCGTCACTGAAATTCTGACTTCGGAGTCCCGCAAACGGTTCTTCGGGGTGCCACGAGTCGCCGGTGGAGCGGTCTCGAAACGGCTCAAGGGGTAGCCGAGAGCGCGCATGGAACCCCTGCTGTGGCAGCCGATCTGTGGTGGACACCGCCGGAGCCGGAATCGACCGGCGGGACTGCGCAGCCGCCCGCCGCTCCGTGCACATCGGCCCAGCTGCCGAACCGTCCGCACGGGTCGGCAGGAAGGAAGGACGGGCACGATGCCAGTGAACGAGTACAAGCCGGGGAGCGCCTTCTCCGGAGTGATCGGGCGGACCACGGACGTCTCCAGCCCGGCATGGCCCGAGCCGCCGGGGGCGGTGCCGGGATCACCCAACGTGCTGACGATCGTGCTCGACGACACGGGTTACGGACAGCTGGGCTGCTACGGAAGTCCGATGCAGACGCCCCGCCTCGACGGTCTGGCCGCGGGCGGACTGCTGTACAACAACATGCACACCACGGCACTGTGCTCGCCGTCGCGTTCGTGCATCATCACCGGTCGCAATCACCATTCCAACGCGATGGCGGCGATCACGGAGCTGGCCACCGGCTACCCCGGTTACAACGGCAACATCCCGTTCGAGAACGGGTTCCTGTCCGAAATGCTGCTGGAGCACGGATACAACACGTACATGCTCGGCAAGTGGCACCTCATGCCCTCGGCCCAGGAGTCACCCGCAGGACCTTACAACCGCTGGCCGCTGGGCCGCGGCTTCGAGCGGTTCTACGGATTCCTCGGCGGCGACACCAACCAGTGGTATCCGGAACTCGTGTACGACAACCACCAGGTCGAGCCCCCCGCCTCGCCGGAACAGGGCTACCACTTCACCCCGGACCTGACGGACAAGGCCAAGCTCTTCATCTCCGACGCCAAGCAGGTCGCTCCCGACAAGCCGTTCTTCCTCCACTTCTGCCCCGGCGCCACCCACGCGCCGCACCACGTACCGCGGGAGTGGGCCGATCGCTACCGGGGACAGTTCGACGACGGCTGGGACGCCTACCGCGAGGTGACCTTCGCCAACCAGAAGCGGCTCGGTGTCGTACCCGGCGACGCCGTCCTCTCGCGCCACGACCCGGACGTCCCCGAATGGGAGTCCCTGTCTCCCGACGCCCGCCGCCTCGCCGCGCGCATGATGGAGGTCTTCGCCGGCTTCCTGTCCCACACCGACCACGAGATCGGTCGGCTGCTGGACTTCCTCCAGGAGATCGGCGAACTGGACAACACGCTGATCATGGTCGTCTCCGACAACGGGGCGAGCGCCGAGGGCGGCGTCACCGGGACGGCCAACGAGGCGCAGTTCTTCAACAACGCTCCCGAACCGCTCGGGGAGAGCCTGAAGGCGATCGACGATCTCGGCGGTCCGACCACGTTCAACCACTACCCCTGGGGCTGGACCTGGGCGGGCAACACGCCGTTCCGGCGCTGGAAGCGGGAGACCTACCGCGGCGGCGCCAGCGACCCGTTCCTCGTCCACTGGCCTGCCGGCATCAAGGCACGAGGGGAGGTGCGCACCCAGTACGCACACCTCGTGGACATGGTGCCCACCGTGCTCGACATCCTCGGCATCGAACCGCCGGACACCATCAAGGGCGTCACCCAGTCCCCCCTGCACGGTGTCAGCTTCGCCCATACCTTCGACAACCCTGCCGCACCGAGCCTCCACCGCACTCAGTACTTCGAGATGCTCGGGCACCGTGCCATCGACCACGACGGCTGGCGCGCCGTATGTCCCTGGCCGGGCCCGTCGTTCACCGAGGCGAAGCAGCCGTTCGGGACGCCCATCAGCGCGGAGAAGCTGTCCGAACTGGACGCCACAGCCTGGGAGCTTTACCACATCGACGAGGACTTCGCGGAGACCCGTGACGTCTCCTCGGACCATCACGCCAAGACCATCGAGCTGATTTCCCTGTGGTACGTGGAGGCCGGAAAGTACGGAGTGCTGCCGGTCGACGGAAGCGCGCTGGCGCGGATGGCAACGGAACGTCCACAGATCGGCAAGGCACGGACCAGCTACACGTTCCGGCCCGGCACCCAGTCGCTGCCGCCCTCCGTCGCCCCCAGGGTCCTCAACCGTCCGCACAGCATCACCGCCGATGTGGAGATCCCCGCCGACGGCGCCGAAGGCGTACTGATGAGCCAGGGGTCGATGGCCGGCGGATGGAGCTTCTACATCAAGGACGGCAAGCTGACGTACGTTCACAACTACGTCTCGCGCGCCCTCTACACGGTGTCCACGACGGACCCGGTACCCGCGGGCCGGCATGAACTGCGCTTCGAGTTCGAACCTACGGGCAAGCCCGATCTCGCCGCGGGCAAGGGCGCACCGGGGCGTGCTGAGCTCTACATCGACCGTCACCTGGTCGCGGTGGCCGAGTTCCCGGTGACCACGCCCGTCATGTTCAACCCGGGCGGGATGACCTGCGGTGCCAACCCCGGCCAGCCGGTGACCCCCGACTACCCGTCACCCTTCCGGTTCACGGGCGAACTCCACACCGTGACCATCGACCTGTCGGGCGAACTCATCACCGATGCGGACAGCGAGATGCGCATGCACATGGCCCGGCAGTGAACCAGGGGCATGCCGCGTGACCGATGGCTCCGCATCAGCCGGAGAAGGGCGGCACTACGGCTCACGGCCGAGTCGGCGCCGCTGATGAGGAGAACGCATCACCGGCTCCTGGTGTGCGGGCCGCGCCCGATTCCATGTCAACTGGTGAGCTGATAGATGCTGTTGCCCACCAGCCAAAGACCGATGAGCAGCGAGATCGCGACGATCGCCTGATCCTGGTGGTCCTCCATCCAGGCGCGCAGCCGGCCGAGCCTGTCCTGTGCCGCCTGCGGGGCGAACGTCGCGTAGAGCTCCATCGAGAGCAGGCTGGCGGTGGCCAGCAGGCAGAACCCGAACAGGGTGAGGACCGTGGTGGCCTCGGACATGTCGGCGTCGACGACGGTGGCGCAGCCCGCCGCGACCAGGCCCCACGGCTGGAGGAGGACAGCCAGCCCGGCGGCGGTCCAGTACGAGACCTCGTTCAGACGGGCGGCCCACGCCGGGGGCTTGCGGGGCCGGGTGCGGGGGCGCCGGAGCGAGCGGCGCTTGTGCTCCCCGTAGGCGACCAGCCCGACGCCGATGACGAGTTTGCCCGCGAGGGCAACCGTCGACGGGGCGCTCTTGGGCGGAGGAGGTGTACCGCCCGTCGCGAACACCACCAGGGCCAGGACGACGACCAGGCAGGCGAGCCAGGCAAGGATGAATACCAACCCCTTGCGTACGCCGCGGTCGGCGGACAGCAGGAGGATGAACGCGGTCACGGGGATCGGATCCAGGGCGATGCCCAGGCCGATCAGGAGAAGGTCAAGAGCCATGTCGGCGACCACTCCGGAACACCGGCGCCGCGCCCGGTCCCTCGATGCTGCTGTTCTCCCGGATCCGCCGGGCGAGGGTGTCGCCCGTCCCGCTCCGGCGCGACGCCCCGATCTCCGGCCTGTCCTCCCAGGGGGCAGCCCTTCCCACCTCTGAGGTCGCGCTCACCGGTCCCTCCTGCCTTCCCGGCACAAGGGACGGCACCGCGCGCTCGTCCGGTGGCAGGCTCACCACTGCCTCCTGTCGTCGTCACGATCCTCGCCGAGGGCACAACCATCCCCGCTGAAACCCAGGAGAGCGGCGGCGCCACGCGGCCTGTCACCCGTCCGCCCATCCAGCCCAGTGGTGAGGCTCTTTCGAGGGGCACCGGAAAGGGCCGGGCTGCGGCGCTCATGGTCCGCTGGCCCGCCCGCCCCCCGTTGTCGTGCCCGGAGGGCAGCATCGGCGGACCGGGGTCCGGTCACATGCTGGGCGTTTGCTGACCTGCGCCCGGCCATCATGGCTCTGACCTGCACAGATGACGAGATGTCAGCTGTTGGACTTGAACATGGTGCGAAGCAATTTGAGCTCCTAGAAGACGGCTCCCTGCCAGCTTTCTGCAGGTCAAGGGCGTTCCGCACTCTACTCCGGCAGGCGCCGGATCTGAGATCATAAGGAAGAGCGGCGCCGTCACTGCTCGCCGGTCCGGCCGGGTGTCGTAGGAGATCCGGCCGTCGGTGAGAGCACGAGGATCCGGTCGGGGAGGGTGATGGCCTCGTCGATGTCGTGGGTGACCAGCAGGACGCAGGGGCGGTGGCGGTCGCACAGCTGCCGGAGCAGTGCGTTCATGCGCATGCGGGTGAGGGCGTCCAGGGCGCCGAACGGCT
Protein-coding sequences here:
- a CDS encoding GAP family protein, which encodes MALDLLLIGLGIALDPIPVTAFILLLSADRGVRKGLVFILAWLACLVVVLALVVFATGGTPPPPKSAPSTVALAGKLVIGVGLVAYGEHKRRSLRRPRTRPRKPPAWAARLNEVSYWTAAGLAVLLQPWGLVAAGCATVVDADMSEATTVLTLFGFCLLATASLLSMELYATFAPQAAQDRLGRLRAWMEDHQDQAIVAISLLIGLWLVGNSIYQLTS
- a CDS encoding arylsulfatase; this translates as MPVNEYKPGSAFSGVIGRTTDVSSPAWPEPPGAVPGSPNVLTIVLDDTGYGQLGCYGSPMQTPRLDGLAAGGLLYNNMHTTALCSPSRSCIITGRNHHSNAMAAITELATGYPGYNGNIPFENGFLSEMLLEHGYNTYMLGKWHLMPSAQESPAGPYNRWPLGRGFERFYGFLGGDTNQWYPELVYDNHQVEPPASPEQGYHFTPDLTDKAKLFISDAKQVAPDKPFFLHFCPGATHAPHHVPREWADRYRGQFDDGWDAYREVTFANQKRLGVVPGDAVLSRHDPDVPEWESLSPDARRLAARMMEVFAGFLSHTDHEIGRLLDFLQEIGELDNTLIMVVSDNGASAEGGVTGTANEAQFFNNAPEPLGESLKAIDDLGGPTTFNHYPWGWTWAGNTPFRRWKRETYRGGASDPFLVHWPAGIKARGEVRTQYAHLVDMVPTVLDILGIEPPDTIKGVTQSPLHGVSFAHTFDNPAAPSLHRTQYFEMLGHRAIDHDGWRAVCPWPGPSFTEAKQPFGTPISAEKLSELDATAWELYHIDEDFAETRDVSSDHHAKTIELISLWYVEAGKYGVLPVDGSALARMATERPQIGKARTSYTFRPGTQSLPPSVAPRVLNRPHSITADVEIPADGAEGVLMSQGSMAGGWSFYIKDGKLTYVHNYVSRALYTVSTTDPVPAGRHELRFEFEPTGKPDLAAGKGAPGRAELYIDRHLVAVAEFPVTTPVMFNPGGMTCGANPGQPVTPDYPSPFRFTGELHTVTIDLSGELITDADSEMRMHMARQ